The sequence below is a genomic window from Ovis canadensis isolate MfBH-ARS-UI-01 breed Bighorn chromosome 1, ARS-UI_OviCan_v2, whole genome shotgun sequence.
CAATAGTTTTTATCGCAATACACAACATAATTCACACTAGTACACACCTTTAAACAAATTTTTGAGTCTACAAACACCTTGGGAAGAATTCTAATTTGGTTCAATATTTTTAGCTAAGGTTTCTGGGCAAAagatatattattttctgttcctatttttaataaaaataataatctcaAATGGAACATTGTCATTTTACTGTATGACATTACACTGAGAAATCAAAACAGTCATTGAACAATAAGCGTCTATTACATCCCAGTCAGTATGTATATCTTTACACTTACCAAATAGATATTAAATAATCGTCagaaaaattgagaagaaaaattGCTTCAAGTTTGTACTGTTGGTCAAGCAGAAATTTGGAGAACCTTCTATTAAGATGACAGGAACTTACACTTGGGATTTTCTTCCATGAAATAATAAAGCCAATGTGATCCCAGTTTGACATTTTATTTATACAAAGTATTCAGGGCACTGATTCTCAAAGTTGGCTGAATATTGGAGTCACCTGGagagtttaaaaaatactaagGCCTATATGCTATccattaaaattttgatttaattaATATAAGGTAGGGCCtgagcattttttattttaaaactctccTGGTGCTTCTAATATGCACCAATTTAAAAAACactagtttcacttttcactttcatgcattggagaaggaaatggcaaccctctccagtgttcttgcctggagaatcccagggacgggggagcctaatgggctgccgtctatggggtcgcacagagtcggacacgactgaagcgacttagcagtagcagcagcagcagtagagaacTGTTTCATCATTAAAAAGGCTAGTCTTCAGTAGGAATGAATCCTCATGACTTGACTTCAGTGGGTGTACTgttattttaagtatataatagGTATATTTTCCttgattagaaaataatttaggggaagaggttttctgttttattcatcatTTTCTCCCCACATCTTGAAGAATGAAAGGCAGTtgctaaataaatatcttttaaatgaacATATGACTGCTTTCTACTTCTTTCATATCTCTACCTTCTTGGAGATTCATGACAATTAGAATGCAAAAGATATTTACTGGAGAAAAATGAATGTCTGAAGCAGTTGGGGTAAACATTAAAGGCAAACCAAagtcttatatatacatattttaaaaacacatagatacataaatagatcaaaagtagaaaaagaatatatgagtGCAATATTTAGTAGATGAAAATTAATTCATcaagttttcaaatattcttcACATTCTTACACTTAGAAACAAAAGTAATTATAAACAACTAAAACAACTAGTTCTTTAAGTGACATCCATAAGCATGTGcagataaagtttttttttttaaacagaattacAGCTTAATCTTGATGAGCAAATGTCAGTTTTCAAAATTCAAGTAAATATAGTTTTAGCACACATCATGATAAATTTTCCAGATAGCTGtataaaaaacaaaagatcatTTCTGGTTAAAATACCTGGTATCATCTACTGTTATTTGCTCTCAGTTAAGGTCTACTAGTTTCTTAGCAGCTTCACAATGATAAAAACTATTTGGCACCTCCTTATATaatgttttattgaaaaaaaaccaaacaacctaaTTAATAAATAGACTTCCTTTTTAGTACCTGAATTCTTACATATGGCTTCACTTACCAAAGTTCTAGCAGTAGTACATAATTTTCAATTCAATTAGTATCTTAAGCTACGAAACTTTGGTTTTCTTAAAAATAGCATCGGTTGCTTGATTGTAGGTTTGTCACCGAAAAGTGCTGCTTCACTTTCAGAGGTTGGAAATCTTTTCTGATATATTAAGGGATATTCCTTCTGAAACTTAAAAATGGGGTGAACAATTAGAGGATATTTAACATTATTATCCAAGCTGAAGCCACTGGTCAAGATTTTATAAGGATTCTGTGCTCCTCTCAAATATGTATTTGATAAGTATCCTTTTACTTTATCCTTGCTTCTCCTTGCGCTTTCTCACATATGAAAGGTATCTTGTAATATTTCTTGGAGCCCAGTTAGCATTAATGCTCTAGGATTCTCTTCTGATATTAATTCTCCTAAATTCCAGATGTTCTTTCTTCTCATTGGTAACACCATGAAGGTCACTGGGATCTACTTggtatatttcatatttcttcGAGTGTCTCAGATCTGGAATTGGACATGCTAGAATCATGTGGCTACAGTGCTTTGATATAGAGCTAAAAATTCTAAATGGCAATGATGAGTCACTAAAATTTACATATTATAATCTaaagtttataattattttcctaaggtataaatacaaatatagcGTTTTCCATGCTATGAATACAAAATACTTGACATAAAGGAGAGTatatgctattattattattaatttcagGACAGAGTAAAACCAAGCAGGTAGAAAtatgtagttatatatatatatttaaaattcaaaatattaaaataagaaattagatTCTAAATGCTTTTAAATAACAAACAGCAATAGCATCTTAGAAATATTTATGATTAGGAAATTATTCAATCTCTTACCTGTTttagttttctccttttctcctttagaggcaaactcttatttttaataatattctctAAAAGTTCTGCAATTGCAGCTTGAGAGGTAGAAACTTTCTGTTCATCAAACTCCTGAGGACTGATCTGCTTACAGTATGAATACGTTGGCAGAGGAGCAATCACTCCATCTCCAGGATTTTTAATCTGTAAAGAACAAAATGATACAGTCAAATCTATTAATTCAGGTCATGTTCCTAGTTGGTAAATGATTCTTTCAATGGAATTTTGTTCCTATTATTTTGCCACCAAACATGcaacattttaagaaaactgtATTATGCAGCAGAGAAGCAATAAGTCAGTAGAGTCTCACTCCCAGTCCTACAAGCTACTACAGCTTTATAACCATCAGCAAGTTATTTAAACTTGTCTTGATTtgtctcatccataaaatggggatgtACATAAGATATTGATAATGTAAAATCATCATTAGTACCATTAACTATAGATTTTATCCTTTTAACTATGAAACAGTAACAATCAACATGATATTTTAATTCATCTTAAAACACTAATGTTTTGAAATAGTGAGTGTTCATCTACGATTTCTGAGGTGTAAGAATATGGGCAGGGCCTCTAACATCTGtagacaagagaaagaaattgtAGGGGATAGTTATAATTATGGTAAGTCATGGCAACATTAGAATGGTATGCGTAGGAAGAAACATGAGTATATATGCTGGGCAGTCAAAGACTGAATAGAACAGATGTGTTGTTTTTGGCTGCTtagattccttttctccttcccattCTACCCCCAACTATCCTTACTTTTTTTTGAATAACAGACTATTCTCTAATCTATGTAGAGTCACTCAGAGTATGGCCCTCTCTCCAACTCACTCACCCTCAACCACTTAAAAAATGTGCATTTAACCTAGATTGGGCCAATATGAGTCCATACCAGTAACTTTTCAAATCAAAGGTGAAGGAATGGCTCTTTTCCCCCATGGAATGCAAAGAGCTTAAATGgaccatagggcttccctcatagctcacttggtaaagaatctgcctgcaatgcaggagaccctggtttgattcctgggtcaggaagatccactggagaagggataggctacctactgcagtattcttgggcttccctgtggctcagctggtaaagaatccacctgcaatgtgggagacctgggtttgatctctggtttgggaagatcccctggaaaagggaaaggctacctgctacagtattctggcctggagaattccatggactatatagtccatggggtcacaaagagtcagacacgactgagtgacttccactttaaTCAACCATATCCCATCATGTGAAGGAGCCAGTTTTCAACTACAGGACTGAAATGGAAATAAGAGATGAAGGGATAGAAAAGAGTCCTCTGGCTATTTGAATCTCCATATTCTATCTATATTCCTGACTTTTGGAGGTTATTTACATGGGCTGAAATAGTTTCCCTTTTTGATAAGGCTAGTTTGAGATGAGTTTGACACTTGCAATAGACTAATGCAAAGAATTTTAAGACTTACAATACATACATGGCCCTTTCTTAAGTAGTCAAGATGTTTCTCTACTGCAGCCTGCAGGTAAGAAGGCACTTGAAGAATTTCCTGTTGATGATCCATCAAGAAAGATACTAATCTTGCAGCAAGAAGCTCATCAAGATCTACTTCTTCAGCACAGCGTAACACACTCCGAGAAAAAGTGTGTATCATCTAGAAACATAATAAAGACGTGAATTTAAAAGCTTAAGGTTTTACATAAATTAGAGTATCAGTAAATTCTAGGTAGCATTATGCTAACAGATTGAGATAAAGTGATAAGCCAACTTCAGCttaaaaaatgaggacaataacATAACATTAGGAAGAATAAAATGCCAATTCCTTTTATTTTAGTACTTGTTAAGTAATTCCTTAATATAAATTCCAAACGACCACAGAAGACTTAGCTTTTTAACTTTGTCACAATTTCATTAGTAAATACATAGATTCCATTAATACCACATAAATATGGTGCCCCtaagttgggaagttcccctggagaaggcaggaagggacaggctaccgactccagtattgttgggcttccccgatggctcagacggtaaagaatctgcctgcaatgtgggacacctgggttcggaatatcccttggaggagggcatggcaacccattccagtatcttgcctggagaatcgctctggacagaggagcctggcaagttacagtccccagggttgtaaacagtcagacatgactaagcgcagcacagcacaAGGACTGTTAGAGAAGAATGACTTATAAAATTGATCCCACAAAAACACAAATAGgagaatatataacatataaacacACGTGGTTACAAGGTTGGCACcatgtatcttttgaaattggaaaatagtttttaatGCTATTCCATCAGTCTTTAAAGAGAATGTATGTATTATTCGGTTCCATCATGATGATCTTCAAATCCTGGGATAAATTTTAGGTTTCAAAACTAATTTACTCTCATTTATATCCATATAAGCCACCAAATAtaagacacacacatgcatgcaccctTGCACACACTATTTTCCAGCTTCAAAAGATATATGGTGCCAACCTTGTAACCACGTgtgtttatatgttatatattctaTTTGTGTTTTTGTGGGATTAATTTAATAAggcacatataaacacacacttcattctaaaataatttgaatacAAAATTGTATTTTAGGTATTGTGCACGTAATAGATGCTGAGCATATTTATTAaactatttttggttttatttctacaTGTCTGGCAGGTTTTTTCTATCTTCTTCTAAGGTTCAAtcctcagatttttatttttttcctcagcttTGTAGAGCTCATTTACTCCCATACTTTCAACTACCACTTTTCAAAACACGTACTTTCGGCCCTGATCTTTTTTCACCAGTCTCAGGTTTCCAACACTCTGTAGGATAAATTTTACTTGGATGTCCTATAACCTAACTGAAAAAGTGTAAAATCAAAATTATCTTCTTTCTACTCATATCTCTCTAAATATCTTCCCCTACAAACCTGCCTATGCTTTTTAGTGGTGCCACAATCACTTGAGTgcaattttttctctttatattagGTCTGTTATTATTAAAAAACTGTCCTTATTGAGTGGAAGAATGGAACTTAGCTCTTGAGTCTTTGCTACAAGAACATCCTGTAAATTGAAGCTGTGCTCTGAGGAAGTGGCAGTTCTttatagacagagagagagacagagagagaaacagagaaagacatattAGAGGTACAATTTCAAGAGTTCATTTCCAATGGGGATCTGCATATGAATGTCTCATCCCTCATATTCATATGGAGCCCAAGACTCTTTCACAGAAGTTCTCCCAACTTCCTGCCTACAGTGATAAGCCATTCTAATTCACATAATACATCAAATACAACTTTTCCACTTCCAGAGTATCTGAAACACTCTGACTTACTACATATGAATTTCCCATTAATTCTCTATTTCAAGGGTTACAGTGCCCTTCAGCTTTCAGCAGTGCCTATATCTCCTCTTCTTTCCCCACCAAACAGAATTGGCATGGGCAATATAATATGGTCTGACAGTCTGACTCATTGTAACACAGAATGAATGAAGAGGCAAAGTCCTTAGACAATACAAAGATCAAGATGTGAAAGTATAAAAGACTGGGCATAAAGGATTAATGTGCATTCCGCTGTACATTAGGGAAGGTTAGACTTTTAAGTCTTTTAAACTCAAGAATCTAGATTTCAAGACCATGACATCACTTGAATAGTACTCTTAGTTtggttttctatctttttttttctgctggggACGggagaatggtggtggtggtggtttatgaTTCAGACTTATTCTTTCCTTAAGAAATCAACTTACCAGTGATCTTGTACCCATTGCATCATGAAGTTGGGGCATATCAACATTTTGACTCATTCGAGAAATCATGCGCATTAAAAGTTGAAGCTTTCTACGATTTGGTGGGGGAAGTAACAAACAACATAACTGCAGTGCATcgatggcaaccctctctaaaTGAGGTTGCAGCAAACCTAGGAAAGCAAAGTCAccccccaggaaaaaaaaatcatcaatgaCACTAGTTGTTTTAATACTACCAGCATACAGTTATATAAGGAaggcaaaataatattttgatattttaactaTTCCATGAAATTTATACATTCTTCAAAAACATGGTAAGGTActcattattttcttcataacCCACTGGATTATGAAGGACTGAAAATCTTTCACCAATTATAAACTGACttagaataaatgaaatttaaggCAAAGAAAAGGAGTGCTTTAGGTAAGTAGAATAAATCTTGGTTATGCCATGACAAGTCTTATACAACAAGAATTTTTTctgttggagaaaaaaataaagcaatttcagagaagaaaagccAGGTAAGCAAAACTGGGTTAGTAAACActaaaaattaatattacatGCATTGAAAGCATCAACCTTACTTTGTGTGCCAGTCAACATAGAAGAAGCTGGAGGTAAAGAGTTTTCTGAAAGTTCTATTGTGCTTTTGCAGAGTCTTTTATTGATTGTGGTACTAGACTCTCCGAGTTCACCTTCCATAGCTGTTTGCACACTGGTGCTGCCTTGTCCAAGATTTGGTTTCATGATAATTTCAGCCACTGGCATATTAATATAACTATTCCTTTTTGTACTACTTCTTAAAAGTAAACTCTGAGATCTACAAAGCTGTTTTGGTTTGCACTTTCCATTATATAACTCCTCTTGGTCTTGAATGGTCAAAGTAGAGGTTCTCTTATAACCAACAGAGAATGGCTTTTGAATACTTTCCTCTGAATGAAGATTCATCAGGGATTCCTGTTTGGTCTCAGATTCTAAAGATTGCTTATTATTTTGTCCTTCTATGTTCAGAACAGATTGATGGAAGACACTGGAGACCTCTTTACTTGAACTCCCTGGTAAATCTACAATTCCTTCTAGTGAATAGCACCTTGGTTTGATGTTAGAGGATAGAACATGCATTCTACTTAAGCCTACTAAATTATGACAACTTCCTCCCATTATGTCATTAGCACTggctcttctgtttttaaaattaactagCTGCATTTTCTTAGCATATTTTTCTTGAAATCCTTGATCACTTATCTGCAGTCTCTCAGTAGTATCTGattcttcttttgttttgtctttatgaAGAAGA
It includes:
- the DEPDC1 gene encoding DEP domain-containing protein 1A isoform X2, giving the protein MENRDVPPGPYRATKLWNEITTSFRVGMPLRKHRQHFKKYGNCFTAGEAVDWLYDLLRTNSNFGPEVTRQQTIQLLRKFLKNHVIEDIKGKWGTENLDDNSQLFRFPTSSPLKTLPRRHPELRKNSIENFSKDKDSIFKLRNLSRRTPKKHGLHFSQENAEKMNCEIIDEDQENLAENREISQKDVEEVWRYVILIYLQTVLGVSSLEEVINPKQVIPQYIMYNMTNTSKHGVVILQDKSDDLPHWVLSAMKCLANWPRSNDMNNPTYIGFERDVFRTIADYFLDLPEPLLTFDYYELFVNILVVCGYVTVSDRPSGIHKIQDDPQSSKILHLNNLNSFKSTECLLLSLLHKDKTKEESDTTERLQISDQGFQEKYAKKMQLVNFKNRRASANDIMGGSCHNLVGLSRMHVLSSNIKPRCYSLEGIVDLPGSSSKEVSSVFHQSVLNIEGQNNKQSLESETKQESLMNLHSEESIQKPFSVGYKRTSTLTIQDQEELYNGKCKPKQLCRSQSLLLRSSTKRNSYINMPVAEIIMKPNLGQGSTSVQTAMEGELGESSTTINKRLCKSTIELSENSLPPASSMLTGTQSLLQPHLERVAIDALQLCCLLLPPPNRRKLQLLMRMISRMSQNVDMPQLHDAMGTRSLMIHTFSRSVLRCAEEVDLDELLAARLVSFLMDHQQEILQVPSYLQAAVEKHLDYLRKGHIKNPGDGVIAPLPTYSYCKQISPQEFDEQKVSTSQAAIAELLENIIKNKSLPLKEKRRKLKQFQKEYPLIYQKRFPTSESEAALFGDKPTIKQPMLFLRKPKFRSLRY
- the DEPDC1 gene encoding DEP domain-containing protein 1A isoform X1, which gives rise to MENRDVPPGPYRATKLWNEITTSFRVGMPLRKHRQHFKKYGNCFTAGEAVDWLYDLLRTNSNFGPEVTRQQTIQLLRKFLKNHVIEDIKGKWGTENLDDNSQLFRFPTSSPLKTLPRRHPELRKNSIENFSKDKDSIFKLRNLSRRTPKKHGLHFSQENAEKMNCEIIDEDQENLAENREISQKDVEEVWRYVILIYLQTVLGVSSLEEVINPKQVIPQYIMYNMTNTSKHGVVILQDKSDDLPHWVLSAMKCLANWPRSNDMNNPTYIGFERDVFRTIADYFLDLPEPLLTFDYYELFVNILVVCGYVTVSDRPSGIHKIQDDPQSSKILHLNNLNSFKSTECLLLSLLHKDKTKEESDTTERLQISDQGFQEKYAKKMQLVNFKNRRASANDIMGGSCHNLVGLSRMHVLSSNIKPRCYSLEGIVDLPGSSSKEVSSVFHQSVLNIEGQNNKQSLESETKQESLMNLHSEESIQKPFSVGYKRTSTLTIQDQEELYNGKCKPKQLCRSQSLLLRSSTKRNSYINMPVAEIIMKPNLGQGSTSVQTAMEGELGESSTTINKRLCKSTIELSENSLPPASSMLTGTQSLLQPHLERVAIDALQLCCLLLPPPNRRKLQLLMRMISRMSQNVDMPQLHDAMGTRSLMIHTFSRSVLRCAEEVDLDELLAARLVSFLMDHQQEILQVPSYLQAAVEKHLDYLRKGHVCIIKNPGDGVIAPLPTYSYCKQISPQEFDEQKVSTSQAAIAELLENIIKNKSLPLKEKRRKLKQFQKEYPLIYQKRFPTSESEAALFGDKPTIKQPMLFLRKPKFRSLRY